AGCGCAAGGTGCAGGTTGGAGGTGGAGCAGCCACGGGGGAGTACCCATGCGGTTTCAAGACCGGGCGGAGGCGGGGCGGCGGCTGGCGATGTTGCTGAGGCCCTACCGCGATGAATCCATGCAGATCTTCGGCCTGGGCGGCGGCGGGGTCCGCGTGGGCTATGAGGTGGCGCGCGCGCTGCGGGTGCCGCTGGACATCTGGGTGGCCCGGCAGGTGGATGCGCCCGCGCAGCCCGGCCTGGGGGTGGGCGCCGTCTCCGAGGGGGAGGGCTTCTTCCTGGACGTGGACGGGGTGCGCTCGGCCTCGGCGCCCGCCGCGGAGCTGACGCGGTGGATGGATGCCCAGGCGGGCGAGGTGGCCCTGTGCGCGCAGCGGCTGCGCGGGCCGCACGCGCGCCAGGTGCCCACGGACGGCACGGTGGTGCTGGTGGCCGAGGGCATCGCGGCGGGGGACCTGCGCATTCACGCGGCCCTGCGCGGGCTGCGGCGGCAGCGGCCCCGGCGGCTGTTGCTGGCGGCGCCCGCGGGCATGGCGGGCGAGCTGGAGCGGCTCCGGGTGGAGGCCGACGAGGTGCTGTGCGTGCAGTTCACCTGGGATCTCGCCTGCGTGTCGCAGGCCTACGAGGCGTTCCCCCCGGTGCTGGCCTTCGAGGTGCGGCAGTTGCTCGGCCAGGCGCGGCTGTGGGCCCCCCAGGTCCGGGAGGGGGGGCTGGAGGAGGGCGGCAGGTGGATGTGACGCACAAGCCCGTGTATAGCTCCGCGCCACATGACTTCGCCTGCTCCCTGTTTTGTCTGGCTGGACCTCGAGATGACGGGTCTGGATCCGGAGACCTGCGCCATCATCGAGATTGGCGTCATCATCACCGGGGCTGATCTCGTCCCGATCGCGGAGTTCGAACGCGTCATCTGGCAGCCGGAAGAGGCCCTGGCGCGCATGGAGCCCGTGGTGAAGGAGATGCACACGCGCAACGGGCTGCTCACCCGGGTGAGGGCCTCCCCCACGTCCCTGCGGGTGGCCGAGCGGGAGGTGATGGAGCTGGTGTCCTCCCACTGCGCGGTGGGTGAGGGCATCCTGTGTGGTAACTCCATCCACACCGACCGGCGGTTCCTCATGCGGTACATGCCCATGCTGGAGCGCTTCCTGCACTACCGCATGGTGGATGTGACGAGCCTCAAGGTGCTCACGCGCGCCTGGTACCCGCAGGTGTTCGAGCCGCGCAAGCCCCCCGCGGGGCACACGGCCCTGGCGGACATCCGCTCGAGCCTCACCGAGCTGTCGTTCTACCGGGACACCTTCTTCCGGCCGAACCCCGGCGCCGTCGGCTGAGCGCCCCGCTCAGGTGCTGGACTCCGGCTCCGGCAGGTGCTTCTGGAGGGTCTCCAGCAGCACCTCCAGCTCGAAGGGCTTGGCGAGCGTGGCGGAGGCGGCCTGGCGCTCCTCGTCGGTGATGCGGCCGGCGCTCATCACCACCACGGGCAAGTCGTGCAGCGAGGGATCCTGCCGCACCCGGCGCAGCAGCTCCCGGCCGTCCATCACCGGCATCATCAGGTCCATGAGCATCAGGTCCGGCCGGGCGGCGTGCAGCCGCTGGAGGGCCTCCTCGCCGTTGAAGGCCGCCTCCACGGCGTACCCTTCGTCGGAGAGGATGTCCTGGAGTGCTTCGACGATGGCGGCCTCGTCGTCCACGAGCAGCAGGCGCTTCACCATCGGATGGGTCCACCAGGGCTGTCCACTTCGCTGCCTCCGCCTTGCAGGCTAGGTCCGGTTCCGGCCCAGGGAAGTGGCTTGTCCACGGGGTGTCCGGAAGCAATCGTTCAGTCGCGGGCTCATGCGCGGGGTGGGGCGGGGGGCGCGGGCAGGGGTTGCGCCTGGGAGAGGCTCACCCGGTAGACGTAGCGGCTCTCCAGGGGCGCTGCGGACGTCACCAGGACGACGGGCGCCCGCGCGCCGCCCACCTCCACCAGCTGCGCGATGATGCCCCGGAGGAAATGCGGGTCCATCAGGCGCCGCTGGCCATGCAGCGCCAGGTAGTCGGGGAGAATCTCCGCCGTCAGCTCCACATCCCCGTTGGGCAGGTCCACCGCGTGGGCCCGCGCGTAGTTGATGGCGGTCTGCAGGGCGCGCGTCATGTGGGCCAGCAGCTTGCGGGGCCCCCACACCCGGGCCATGCCGAAGAGCGCCTTGCCCATGGCCGTGGCGCCGAAGCCCTCCAGCGACCGGCGCCCCATGAGGTACCAGGCCTCGTCCCGGGGCCGGTCCGGGTAGAGCACGTCCGCGCAGATGCGGATGGCCTCCACCAGCACCGTGAGCGGGTAGGCGCTGCTCAGCGGCTGGTCCACGTCCACGCCGGCACCGAGCAGCCGCCGCCGGGCCTCCGCATCCAGCCGGCCCTTCATGGCGTGCAGGAGCAGCCCCTCCATGATTTGATCAAAGGCGACGGGCTCCTTGCGGGGCGGGGTCTCGGGGGGCATGGCGCGCGCGCGTTTCTCCAAGGACACTTCGCGCCGGGAGCCTATCAGGTGCTGGCGCGGCGGGGCAGGCGCACCGTGAAGGTTGTCCCGCCCTGCTCGCTGGAGGCCACCTCGATGCTGCCCCCGTGGCCCCCGAGGATGGCGCGGACGATGTACAGCCCCAGGCCGATGCTGCGGTTGGGCTGGGCCTCGCCGGGCAGCCCCCGGGTGAGCGGCTCGAAGAGCCGGGGCAGCAGCTCGGTGGGGATGGGCGCGCCCTGGTTGTGCACCTCGAGCCGGGCGCCGTCCGCCTCCCCGAAGGTGCTCACCCGCACGGGCGTGTGGGCGGGGCTGTAGGCCAGCGCGTTGCCCAGCAGGTTGGTCAGCACCTGGGCAATGCGGTCCGAGTCCCATTCACCCCACCCCTCGCCGCTCGACTCCACGTGGACGTGGCGCCCCGGGTGGGCCAGCAGCACCTCGTCCACCACATGGCGCGTCACCTCGTGCAGGTCCATGGGGTGGCGGTTCAGGGGGATGCCGGTGCCCAGGCGCGCCTGGGTGAAGTCCAGCAGGTCGCGGATGAGGCGCGTGGCGCGCTCGCCCGAGGAGGCGATGCGCTGGGCGGCGCGGCGCTGGCGCTCGTCCAGGCCGGGGTGCGCCAGGAGCATGCCGGCCGCCATGGAGATGGCGCCCAGGGGGTTGCGCAAGTCGTGGGACACGATGCCGATGAGCTGCTGCTCGAACTCGGTCCGGCGGCGCAGCTCCTCCTGGGAGCGCAGCTGCTGCTGGAACAGGCGCGCGTTCTCGATGGACATGGCCGCCTTGCCGGCCAGCTCCTCCATGAGCCGCAGCTCCTCCGGGGTGAAGGCGAGGCCCGGCGCGGAGCGCGCGGTGGCCAGCGTGCCGATGATGCGCCCCTGCGCCCACAGGGGCACCACGAGGCACGTCTGCAGGGGGATGCGCTCCAGCGAGACGCGGTACTCCGGCTGGAGCCGGGCGCCCAGCTCCACGGGGGACACGGTGGGGATGAGCACGGAGCGGCCCGTCTGGGCCACCTCGCCCAGGAGCCCCTCGCCCAGCCGCGCGGGGTGCTCCTCCAGGAGCCGCAGGAGGAACGCCTGGTGCCCGGGCTCCACGTGGCGCACGGAGACGAGCTCCATGCGCTGCCCGTCCTCGGACAGCAGGTGCAGGACGCTGGAGTCCCCCATGTGCCGCACCACCTGGTGCGAGACGGCGTCGAACAGCGCGGGCAGGTCCCGGTTGGCGGCGCTGAACGCGTCGGTGGCCTCGGCGAGCACCTTGAGGCGCGCGGCGGCGTTGCGCACCCGCTCGTGCGCGAGCCGCTCCTCGTCATACAGGCGCGCCCGGTCGATGGCCTGGGCACTGATGTGGGCCACGGCGTTGAGGAAGGCCCGGTCGTCCTCGCTGAAGGTGCGCTCCTGGGGGAACCCCAGCCCGAGCACGCCGATGGCCTGGCCCTTGACGATGAGGGGCAGGGCCGCCAGCGAGGGGAAGCGCAGCGAGCCGGCCAGCGAGGGGTAGCGCGCGAGGCCCTCCGCGCGGGAGGACAGCCACTGGGGCCGGCCTTCCCGCACCGCCTCGGTCAGGGGCTGGGAGGAGGACAGGGGGATGCGCTCCAGCGCCGTCCGGGCCTCCGGGGCGTAGCCCACCGTCTCGACGAGCTCCAGCTCCTGCCGCGACGGGTCCAACAGGCACAGCGAGGTGGCGTTGGACTCCATCGTCACCAGGCCGTGCTCGAAGAGCGCCTGCACCACCTGGGCGACGGAGGTGGCCTCCGCCAGCAGCGAGGTGAGCGTCTGCAGCCGGGCGATGTAGTCCGCCGAGCGCGTGGCGGCCTCGCGCGCCTGGGCCTCCTGGTGGCGCAAGAGCTCCGCCTGGCGCCGCACCTGGCTCTGGGCGCGGAACAGCTCGATGAAGACGCTGACCTTGGAGCGCAGCACCTCGGGCGACAGGGGCTTGCGCAGGTAGTCCACCGCGCCCTGCGCGTAGCCGGCCAGCACCTCCGTCTCGTCCTGCCCGTGGGCCGTCAGGAAGATGATGGGGATGTTGCGCGTGCGCTCGCGCTGCTTGATGAGCGCGGCCGTCTCGTACCCGTTGAGGCCCGCCATCTGGACATCCAGAAGGATGACGGCGAACTCCTGGGCGAGCAGCAGCCGCAGCGCCTGCTCACCGGAGGGGGCCTTGGTCAGCCGGACGCCCAGCGGCTCGAGGATGGCCTCCAGGGCCACCAGGTTCGCGGGGTGGTCGTCGACCAGCAGCACGCCTGGCTCTTCGCCCTGTTGACGTGCGCCTCCCGGCACCGGCGAGGCCGGAACCCGCGCGGAGGCCGGGCCTTGCGCAGGCCAGCCGCTCAGCCACGGCTGGGGACGCACGGTGGACGACATCTTCTTTCCAGGCTGGAGCACCGACGGCCTTTCCTTCCTTCTCACCAGGAGCATACCCGCCACGCCTTGCGGGCGAAGGAAGCAACATCCCAGGAAGGCTCGAACTGACGAAAGGGCCCTGCCGCCCGCTGCTCTTGCCTGGACGTGCGGCGGCCGGCCCAGCAGAAGCCCCGAGTCGGAAAGGACTCTCAGGGAATGGAGATGAGCTCCACGTCGAAGACGAGCACCGACTGGGGGGGAATGGCCCCGACGCTCCGGTTTCCATACCCCAGGGAGGAGGGCAGGACGAGGCGGCGCACCCCGCCCACCTTCATGCCCGGGATGCCCTGCTCCCACCCGGCGATGACATCCCCCCGGCCCGGGGTGAAGGAGAACGGCGTCCGGTTGCGGCTGCTGTCGAACTGGGAGCCGTTGGGCAGCCAGCCCGTGTAGTGCACCGTCACGGGGCGGCCGGAGACGGCCACCGCCCCGGTGCCCTCCGTCTTGTCCTGGAGGTAGAGCCCGCTGTCGAGCCGCTGCATGGCGGCCAGGTCCACGCCGAGCGCGGGGGCATACGTCACCTGGGTGGGGTCTCCGGAGCCGGGCGAGTCCTCCTCCCCACATCCCAGCAACCACACCAACGGAAGGGCCAGCAACAGACGGGTCATCGGAACCTCAGGGCAGCGGCAGCGCCGCGGAGAAGGGAACGTACCAGGGGGCCCCCACGGGCCCCTTGGAGGGAACGCGAGGGGCTGGTTAGACTGCTTCATATTCGAGGAGGCGGCAGGTTACCCGCTCCCTCTTCCGAGGGTGGAGGAGCTGGGTGTGAACTCACCGAAGTTCTCGTTGCTCTCCCAGGGGCTGGAGCACGTGCTGGCGGGCCGTCTGGACGAGGCGGACCGGACACTCGCTTCGCTCCGGGCACGGCTGGATGTGGACGCGCACGCCGAGGACATGCAGTACCTCCTCTTCGCCGCGGCGCTCTCGAAGCGCCTGGGCGGCGAGTCCGCCGCGGAGTTCAACCTCTACCGGCGCCGCTTCGAGCAGTCGCAGATTGGCCTCTTCAGCCTGCTGTCCTCGAAGCTGCCGTTCGTCTCCATGTCGAGCGCCATCGCCAACGAGATGCTGACGGGCTTCATCCGCGGGCATGAGGCCGTCACCCTGCTGGATGTCGGCATTGGCCGGGGCCTGCAGGAGGTGGCGCTGCTGCACCGGCTGGCCGAGGCGGATGCGCTCCCCCAGCGCCTCCACGTCTTCGCGGTGGAGCCGGATCCGGACTCCCTGAGCACGGCGCGCGAGGCGCTGAGCGCGGCGGCGCAGCGGCTGGGGGTGTCCTTCCGCTTCCACGGCGTCACGTGCGTGGCGGAGGACATGACCGAGGAGCACTGGCGGCTCCTGGAGAGCCTGCCGGGGTGCCGGCTCGCCACCGCCTCCTTCGCGCTGCACCACATCGCCGAGCGCCCCGCGCCCGCGCCGGATGCGCGCGAGGGCTTCTTCCAGCGGCTCGCGCAGTGGGCCCCCGCGGGCGTGGTGCTGTGCGAGCCCAGCTCCAACCACCACCGGGTGGCCCTGGGCGAGCGCTTCCAGAACGCCTGGCGCCACTACGGCTTCATCTTCCAGCTCCTGGAGGAACTGGACATCTCCCGGCAGGAGAAGAACGCCATCAAGCTGTTCTTCAGCCGCGAGGTGGAGGACATCCTCGGCACCGAGGAGGAGACGCAGCGCTCGGAGCGGCATGAGCCCGCGGGCGCCTGGCTGGGGCGACTGGAGCGCACCGGCTTCCAGCCCACGTCCGGGCTGGAGAAGCCCTGGCCCGCCGCGCACCCGGCCATCGCCGTGCGCCCCCACACGGGGTACGTGGGGCTGGAGTACCGCGAGGAGACCATCGTGGCCATCCTCTGCGCCCGCGCCGCGGCATGAGCGCTCCTGCCGGGCTGGAGGCGCAGGCCCGCGTGGTGCTGGCGCGCTGCCGCGAGGCCCGGGTGCGGCTGGCGCTCGCCGAGGCCTGCACCGGGGGGCTCATCGCCGCGAGCCTCACGGAGGTGCCGGGTGCCTCGGCCGTGCTGGAGCGCGCCCTCGTGCCCTACTCCAACGAGTCCAAGGAGGAGCTGCTGGGGGTGCCCGGGGCGCTGATGCGCGAGCACGGCGCCGTCAGCGCGGAGGTGGCCCGGGCGATGGCCGAGGGGCTGCTGGCCCGGGCCCCCGTGGCGCTGGCCCTGGCCGAGACGGGCATCGCCGGCCCCGGGGGCGGCTCCCCGCTCAAGCCGGTGGGGCTGGTCTTCCTCGCCCTGGCCCGCCGGGGGGGCGCGTCCGTGGTGGAGCGGCACGTTTTCCCGGGAGATCGGGCTGCCATCCGCCAGGCGGCGGCGGCGCGCGGGCTGGCCCTGTTCCTTGAGGGTTTCGCCGAAAAGTCGTAGAGAAAGCGCGCGGAGCCTACATTCCCGTCCGGATACCGTCTTGCCGGTTGTGGAAAGTAAAGTGAGCCCTTACCCCTTCGTCAGACGGTGAGCGGGAGGATCGAAGTGTACGAACTCCAAATCGACAGGGGACACGCCATCGTGGACTTCATCCTCGATGGCTACATCCGCGTGGAGGAGATGCAGCGCTTCGTGGCGGACCTGCGGGTGGCGACGCAGAGCCTCACGGGCCGGGAAATCAAGATCAAAGCGGACCTGCGCACCTTCAAGCCCGCCTCGCCCGAGGCGGCGCAGATGATTCGCGAGGTGCAGGAGTTTGGCCTGCGCTCGGGTGTGAAGCGGGTAGCGGAGCTGGTGGAGAGCCAGATTGTCGCGCTGCAGCTCAACCGCCTGGCCCGCGAGAGCGGCACGGACAAGATTCTGCGCCGCTTCTGGGAAGAGGCCTCCGCGCGCCAGTGGCTCATCCACGGCGACACGGACGACGACAAGCCCTGAGGCGCCCCCCGCATCGCCGCCCCCCGTGAGGCGCTCACGGGCTGGGCAGCAGGCGGGAGCGGAGCCCCGAGGAGACGACCCAGAGCTGGTGTGAGGTGCGGGTGATGGCCACGTGGAGCTTGCGCCGCGTCTCGTCCGACTGGGGCCAGGCGCGCGCCGTGGCATCCGGGAGGATGACGTAGTCGAACTCCAGCCCCTTGATGCTCTCCACGTCCGTCACGTCCACGCCGGGCTCGAACGTGAAGCCGCCGTCCAGCACGAGCCGCACCGCGCCCATGTCATCCACCACCTTATAGAAGGAGCGCGCCGCCTCGGGCGTGCTGGCGATGACGGCCACGGAGGCCCGGGGCTCGCGGTCGAGCAGGTCCTTCAGCGCATCCCGCACGAACAGCCACGCCTGGGCCTCCTCCGGGAAGTGGTGGAAGCCCACCGGCACCCCCTCGCGCCCCATGCGCGGCGCGGCCTCGGGCGCGAGCGCGCCAAGCACGTGCCGCGCCAGCTCAATCACCGGCCGGGGGCAGCGGTAGGACACCGAGAGCCGCACGGTGGCCGCGTCCTGGATGCCCAGCTCCGCGAGCGCCGCGGGCCAGCCGGCGAAGTTGGAGGAGGTCTGCTGCATCTCGTCACCCGCGAGCGTGCAGCTGCGCGTCTTGCCGAGCTGGCGGCCCAGCACCGACAGCTCGAAGAGCGAGAAGTCCTCCGCCTCGTCGATGACGGCGTGGGCCAGCGGCTCCAGCCCCAGTTGCCCGTGGCGGGCCTTGAGGAAGAGCAGGAGCGGCAGGTCCTCCACGTCCACGGTGTTCGCCAGGGAGTCCGGCGTGGAGTCCTCGATGGCCAGCCCGTCCACCGTCTGCATCGCCTCGGCGTCGTACCCCTTGTACTCCCGGGCGAGCGGCGTGGCGATCTGCAGCATCGTGTGGCGCACCGTGTCCTCGACGGCGGGCCAGGGCACGTCCTCCTTCGAGGACGTGACGACTTCCTCGAGCAGGGTGCGGTCCGTGAGCAGCTCCGCGAGCTTGCGGCGGAGCTGCTTGAAGCTGGGGTCCTTCAGCTTCTTCCGGCTCAGGCGCTTCTCCAGCGCGGGCCGCAGCGCCGGGTGGCGCTTGAGCTTGGAGGTGAGGGCGGGCTTGTCCGGCGACAGCGCGATGGACTTCACCCCGAACGCCGCGCAGGCCGAGGCGTAGGCCCACGCATCCAGCGTCTCCACGGACACGTTGCGCAGCTCCAGCGGCGCGAGCAGGCGCTTGGACAGCCGCGCCAGCCCCTCCTCGGGCACCACCACCTTCATGCGCGAGGGGGCCGAGGCGGCGCGCAGCTCGTACGTCACCTGCGCCAGCCGGTGCAGGGCCACCGTCGTCTTGCCGCTGCCGGCGCTGCCCAGCACGAGCAGGGGCTTGTCCGCGCCCGTCTGCAGCGCCTCGAACTGCTCGGTGTCGAGCTGCGCGGTGATGTCGAACCGGGCCGCGCGCCCCGCCTGGCC
This region of Stigmatella aurantiaca genomic DNA includes:
- a CDS encoding phosphoribosyltransferase family protein, which codes for MRFQDRAEAGRRLAMLLRPYRDESMQIFGLGGGGVRVGYEVARALRVPLDIWVARQVDAPAQPGLGVGAVSEGEGFFLDVDGVRSASAPAAELTRWMDAQAGEVALCAQRLRGPHARQVPTDGTVVLVAEGIAAGDLRIHAALRGLRRQRPRRLLLAAPAGMAGELERLRVEADEVLCVQFTWDLACVSQAYEAFPPVLAFEVRQLLGQARLWAPQVREGGLEEGGRWM
- the orn gene encoding oligoribonuclease, whose protein sequence is MTSPAPCFVWLDLEMTGLDPETCAIIEIGVIITGADLVPIAEFERVIWQPEEALARMEPVVKEMHTRNGLLTRVRASPTSLRVAEREVMELVSSHCAVGEGILCGNSIHTDRRFLMRYMPMLERFLHYRMVDVTSLKVLTRAWYPQVFEPRKPPAGHTALADIRSSLTELSFYRDTFFRPNPGAVG
- a CDS encoding response regulator, which encodes MKRLLLVDDEAAIVEALQDILSDEGYAVEAAFNGEEALQRLHAARPDLMLMDLMMPVMDGRELLRRVRQDPSLHDLPVVVMSAGRITDEERQAASATLAKPFELEVLLETLQKHLPEPESST
- a CDS encoding DUF2378 family protein, with the translated sequence MPPETPPRKEPVAFDQIMEGLLLHAMKGRLDAEARRRLLGAGVDVDQPLSSAYPLTVLVEAIRICADVLYPDRPRDEAWYLMGRRSLEGFGATAMGKALFGMARVWGPRKLLAHMTRALQTAINYARAHAVDLPNGDVELTAEILPDYLALHGQRRLMDPHFLRGIIAQLVEVGGARAPVVLVTSAAPLESRYVYRVSLSQAQPLPAPPAPPRA
- a CDS encoding GAF domain-containing protein gives rise to the protein MLLVRRKERPSVLQPGKKMSSTVRPQPWLSGWPAQGPASARVPASPVPGGARQQGEEPGVLLVDDHPANLVALEAILEPLGVRLTKAPSGEQALRLLLAQEFAVILLDVQMAGLNGYETAALIKQRERTRNIPIIFLTAHGQDETEVLAGYAQGAVDYLRKPLSPEVLRSKVSVFIELFRAQSQVRRQAELLRHQEAQAREAATRSADYIARLQTLTSLLAEATSVAQVVQALFEHGLVTMESNATSLCLLDPSRQELELVETVGYAPEARTALERIPLSSSQPLTEAVREGRPQWLSSRAEGLARYPSLAGSLRFPSLAALPLIVKGQAIGVLGLGFPQERTFSEDDRAFLNAVAHISAQAIDRARLYDEERLAHERVRNAAARLKVLAEATDAFSAANRDLPALFDAVSHQVVRHMGDSSVLHLLSEDGQRMELVSVRHVEPGHQAFLLRLLEEHPARLGEGLLGEVAQTGRSVLIPTVSPVELGARLQPEYRVSLERIPLQTCLVVPLWAQGRIIGTLATARSAPGLAFTPEELRLMEELAGKAAMSIENARLFQQQLRSQEELRRRTEFEQQLIGIVSHDLRNPLGAISMAAGMLLAHPGLDERQRRAAQRIASSGERATRLIRDLLDFTQARLGTGIPLNRHPMDLHEVTRHVVDEVLLAHPGRHVHVESSGEGWGEWDSDRIAQVLTNLLGNALAYSPAHTPVRVSTFGEADGARLEVHNQGAPIPTELLPRLFEPLTRGLPGEAQPNRSIGLGLYIVRAILGGHGGSIEVASSEQGGTTFTVRLPRRAST
- a CDS encoding FKBP-type peptidyl-prolyl cis-trans isomerase; this encodes MTRLLLALPLVWLLGCGEEDSPGSGDPTQVTYAPALGVDLAAMQRLDSGLYLQDKTEGTGAVAVSGRPVTVHYTGWLPNGSQFDSSRNRTPFSFTPGRGDVIAGWEQGIPGMKVGGVRRLVLPSSLGYGNRSVGAIPPQSVLVFDVELISIP
- a CDS encoding GRAS family protein — encoded protein: MNSPKFSLLSQGLEHVLAGRLDEADRTLASLRARLDVDAHAEDMQYLLFAAALSKRLGGESAAEFNLYRRRFEQSQIGLFSLLSSKLPFVSMSSAIANEMLTGFIRGHEAVTLLDVGIGRGLQEVALLHRLAEADALPQRLHVFAVEPDPDSLSTAREALSAAAQRLGVSFRFHGVTCVAEDMTEEHWRLLESLPGCRLATASFALHHIAERPAPAPDAREGFFQRLAQWAPAGVVLCEPSSNHHRVALGERFQNAWRHYGFIFQLLEELDISRQEKNAIKLFFSREVEDILGTEEETQRSERHEPAGAWLGRLERTGFQPTSGLEKPWPAAHPAIAVRPHTGYVGLEYREETIVAILCARAAA
- a CDS encoding CinA family protein, with the translated sequence MSAPAGLEAQARVVLARCREARVRLALAEACTGGLIAASLTEVPGASAVLERALVPYSNESKEELLGVPGALMREHGAVSAEVARAMAEGLLARAPVALALAETGIAGPGGGSPLKPVGLVFLALARRGGASVVERHVFPGDRAAIRQAAAARGLALFLEGFAEKS
- a CDS encoding STAS/SEC14 domain-containing protein, which encodes MYELQIDRGHAIVDFILDGYIRVEEMQRFVADLRVATQSLTGREIKIKADLRTFKPASPEAAQMIREVQEFGLRSGVKRVAELVESQIVALQLNRLARESGTDKILRRFWEEASARQWLIHGDTDDDKP
- a CDS encoding ATP-binding domain-containing protein, producing the protein MNEPTGALSEQARALIAEEEALLQRVLAAIESARQQAGRERGRGEALARLTGLRDEASSAVESDLPALFQQMDTERAILERKESSQLPSPHTPYFAHLRLRKHEGATHEYLLGRTTFTHAQSGVRIIDWRFAPVARVFYGYAEGDDYEEWFGERLSEGVVEARRLVVIERGVLTRIRAGALHLERAATGEWHEVGALATSSLSGGAGTAVRAGSLGTGSGQAGRAARFDITAQLDTEQFEALQTGADKPLLVLGSAGSGKTTVALHRLAQVTYELRAASAPSRMKVVVPEEGLARLSKRLLAPLELRNVSVETLDAWAYASACAAFGVKSIALSPDKPALTSKLKRHPALRPALEKRLSRKKLKDPSFKQLRRKLAELLTDRTLLEEVVTSSKEDVPWPAVEDTVRHTMLQIATPLAREYKGYDAEAMQTVDGLAIEDSTPDSLANTVDVEDLPLLLFLKARHGQLGLEPLAHAVIDEAEDFSLFELSVLGRQLGKTRSCTLAGDEMQQTSSNFAGWPAALAELGIQDAATVRLSVSYRCPRPVIELARHVLGALAPEAAPRMGREGVPVGFHHFPEEAQAWLFVRDALKDLLDREPRASVAVIASTPEAARSFYKVVDDMGAVRLVLDGGFTFEPGVDVTDVESIKGLEFDYVILPDATARAWPQSDETRRKLHVAITRTSHQLWVVSSGLRSRLLPSP